One genomic window of Equus caballus isolate H_3958 breed thoroughbred chromosome 6, TB-T2T, whole genome shotgun sequence includes the following:
- the WBP11 gene encoding WW domain-binding protein 11 isoform X1: MGRRSTSSTKSGKFMNPTDQARKEARKRELKKNKKQRMMVRAAVLKMKDPKQIIRDMEKLDEMEFNPVQQPQLNEKVLKDKRKKLRETFERILRLYEKENPDIYKELRKLEVEYEQKRAQLSQYFDAVKNAQHVEVESIPLPDMPHAPSNILIQDIPLPGAQPPSILKKTSAYGPPTRAVSILPLLGHGVPRLPPGRKPPGPPPGPPPPQVLQMYGRKVGFALDLPARRRDEDMLYSPELAQRGHDDDVSSTSEDDGYPEDMDQDKHDDSTDDSDTDRSDGESEGDDFVHRDDNERDTTEEKKSGLSVRFADMPGKSRKKKKNMKELTPLQAMMLRMAGQEIPEEGREVEEFSEDDDEDDSDDSEAEKQSQKQHKEESLSDGTSTASSQQQAPPQSVPPSQIQAPPMPGPPPLGPPPAPPLRPPGPPTGLPPGPPPGAPPFLRPPGMPGLRGPLPRLLPPGPPPGRPPGPPPGPPPGLPPGPPPRGPPPRLPPPAPPGIPPPRPGMMRPPLVPPLGPAPPGLFPPAPLPNPGVLSAPPNLIQRPKADDTSAATIEKKATATISAKPQITNPKAEITRFVPTALRVRRENKGATATPQRKSEDDSAVPLAKAAPKSGPSVPVSVQTKDDVYEAFMKEMEGLL; this comes from the exons ATGGGACGGAGATCTACATCATCCACCAAGAGTGGAAAATTTATGAACCCCACAGACCAAGCCC GAAAAGAAGCCCGGAAGAGAGAATTAAAGAAG aacaAAAAACAGCGCATGATGGTACGAGCTGCAGTTTTAAAGATGAAGGATCCCAAACAGATTATCCGGGACATGGAGAAATTGGATGAAATGG AGTTTAACCCAGTTCAACAGCCACAGTTAAATGAGAAGGTGCTAAAAGACAAGCGTAAAAAGCTACGTGAAACCTTTGAACGTATTCTACGGCTCTATGAAAAAGAGAATCCAGATATTTACAAAGAATTGAGAAAGCTAGAAGTAGAATATGAACAGAAAAGGGCTCAACTTAGCCAATATTTTGATGCTGTAAAG AATGCTCAGCACGTGGAAGTGGAGAGCATCCCTTTACCAGATATGCCGCATGCTCCTTCCAACATCTTAATCCAGGACATTCCACTTCCTGGTGCCCAGCCACCCTCCATCCTTAAGAAGACCTCAGCCTATGG acCTCCAACTCGGGCAGTTTCTATACTTCCTCTTCTTGGACATGGTGTTCCACGTTTGCCCCCTGGCAGAAAACCTCCTGGTCCTCCCCCTGGTCCGCCTCCTCCTCAGGTCTTGCAAATGTATGGCCGTAAAGTGGGCTTTGCCCTAGATCTTCCTGCTCGTAGGCGAGATGAAGACATGTTGTACAGTCCTGAACTTG CTCAACGGGGTCACGACGATGATGTTTCCAGCACCAGTGAAGATGACGGCTATCCTGAGGACATGGATCAAGATAAGCATGATGACAGTACCGATGACAGCGACACTGACAGATCAGATGGAGAGAGTGAAGGGGATGACTTTGTGCACCGTGATGATAATGAGAGAGACACCactgaagaaaaaaagtcag GTCTGAGCGTACGATTTGCAGATATGCCTGGGAAatcaaggaagaagaagaagaatatgaAGGAGCTAACTCCTCTTCAAGCCATGATGCTTCGGATGGCAG gtCAGGAAATCCCTGAGGAGGGCCGCGAAGTAGAGGAATTTTCAGAGGACGATGATGAAGATGATTCTGATGATTCTGAAGCAGAAAAGCAATCACAAAAACAGCATAAAGAGGAATCTCTCTCTGATGGCACATCTACTGCTTCTTCACAGCAGCAAGCTCCCCCACAGTCTGTTCCCCCATCTCAGATACAAGCACCTcccatgccaggaccacctcctcTCGGACCACCACCCGCTCCACCTTTACGGCCACCTGGCCCACCCACAGGCCTTCCTCCTGGACCACCTCCAG gagCTCCTCCATTCCTGAGACCACCTGGAATGCCAGGACTCCGAGGGCCTTTACCCCGACTTTTACCTCCAGGTccaccaccaggccgaccccctGGCCCTCCCCCAGGTCCACCTCCGGGTCTGCCTCCTGGCCCTCCTCCTCGGGGGCCCCCACCAAGGCTACCTCCCCCTGCACCTCCAG GTATCCCTCCACCTCGTCCTGGCATGATGCGCCCACCTTTGGTGCCTCCACTTGGACCTGCCCCACCTGGGCTTTTCCCGCCAGCTCCCTTGCCGAACCCCGGGGTTTTAAGTGCTCCACCCAATTTGATTCAGCGACCCAAGGCGGATGATACAAGCGCGGCCACCATTGAGAAGAAAGCCACAGCAACCATCAGTGCCAAGCCACAGATCACTAATCCCAAGGCAGAGATTACTCGATTCGTGCCCACTGCACTGAGGGTACGTCGGGAGAATAAAGGGGCGACTGCTACTCCCCAAAGAAAGTCAGAGGATGATTCTGCTGTACCTCTTGCCAAAGCAGCCCCCAAGTCTGGTCCATCTGTTCCCGTCTCAGTACAAACTAAGGATGATGTTTATGAAGCTTTCATGAAAGAGATGGAAGGGCTACTGTGA
- the H2AJ gene encoding histone H2A.J — MSGRGKQGGKVRAKAKSRSSRAGLQFPVGRVHRLLRKGNYAERVGAGAPVYLAAVLEYLTAEILELAGNAARDNKKTRIIPRHLQLAIRNDEELNKLLGKVTIAQGGVLPNIQAVLLPKKTESQKAKSK, encoded by the coding sequence ATGTCTGGTCGCGGAAAGCAGGGCGGCAAAGTGCGGGCAAAGGCCAAGTCACGGTCCTCCCGCGCGGGCCTGCAGTTCCCAGTGGGCCGAGTGCACAGACTGCTGCGCAAAGGTAATTACGCGGAGCGAGTAGGCGCTGGGGCGCCGGTGTACCTGGCAGCGGTGTTGGAGTACCTGACGGCGGAGATCCTGGAGTTGGCTGGCAACGCCGCTCGTGACAACAAGAAGACCAGGATAATCCCTCGCCACCTGCAACTCGCCATCCGCAACGACGAGGAGCTAAACAAGCTGCTGGGGAAAGTGACCATCGCTCAGGGCGGCGTCCTGCCCAACATCCAGGCCGTGCTGCTGCCCAAGAAGACGGAGAGTCAGAAGGCGAAGAGCAAGTGA
- the WBP11 gene encoding WW domain-binding protein 11 isoform X2, which translates to MMVRAAVLKMKDPKQIIRDMEKLDEMEFNPVQQPQLNEKVLKDKRKKLRETFERILRLYEKENPDIYKELRKLEVEYEQKRAQLSQYFDAVKNAQHVEVESIPLPDMPHAPSNILIQDIPLPGAQPPSILKKTSAYGPPTRAVSILPLLGHGVPRLPPGRKPPGPPPGPPPPQVLQMYGRKVGFALDLPARRRDEDMLYSPELAQRGHDDDVSSTSEDDGYPEDMDQDKHDDSTDDSDTDRSDGESEGDDFVHRDDNERDTTEEKKSGLSVRFADMPGKSRKKKKNMKELTPLQAMMLRMAGQEIPEEGREVEEFSEDDDEDDSDDSEAEKQSQKQHKEESLSDGTSTASSQQQAPPQSVPPSQIQAPPMPGPPPLGPPPAPPLRPPGPPTGLPPGPPPGAPPFLRPPGMPGLRGPLPRLLPPGPPPGRPPGPPPGPPPGLPPGPPPRGPPPRLPPPAPPGIPPPRPGMMRPPLVPPLGPAPPGLFPPAPLPNPGVLSAPPNLIQRPKADDTSAATIEKKATATISAKPQITNPKAEITRFVPTALRVRRENKGATATPQRKSEDDSAVPLAKAAPKSGPSVPVSVQTKDDVYEAFMKEMEGLL; encoded by the exons ATGATGGTACGAGCTGCAGTTTTAAAGATGAAGGATCCCAAACAGATTATCCGGGACATGGAGAAATTGGATGAAATGG AGTTTAACCCAGTTCAACAGCCACAGTTAAATGAGAAGGTGCTAAAAGACAAGCGTAAAAAGCTACGTGAAACCTTTGAACGTATTCTACGGCTCTATGAAAAAGAGAATCCAGATATTTACAAAGAATTGAGAAAGCTAGAAGTAGAATATGAACAGAAAAGGGCTCAACTTAGCCAATATTTTGATGCTGTAAAG AATGCTCAGCACGTGGAAGTGGAGAGCATCCCTTTACCAGATATGCCGCATGCTCCTTCCAACATCTTAATCCAGGACATTCCACTTCCTGGTGCCCAGCCACCCTCCATCCTTAAGAAGACCTCAGCCTATGG acCTCCAACTCGGGCAGTTTCTATACTTCCTCTTCTTGGACATGGTGTTCCACGTTTGCCCCCTGGCAGAAAACCTCCTGGTCCTCCCCCTGGTCCGCCTCCTCCTCAGGTCTTGCAAATGTATGGCCGTAAAGTGGGCTTTGCCCTAGATCTTCCTGCTCGTAGGCGAGATGAAGACATGTTGTACAGTCCTGAACTTG CTCAACGGGGTCACGACGATGATGTTTCCAGCACCAGTGAAGATGACGGCTATCCTGAGGACATGGATCAAGATAAGCATGATGACAGTACCGATGACAGCGACACTGACAGATCAGATGGAGAGAGTGAAGGGGATGACTTTGTGCACCGTGATGATAATGAGAGAGACACCactgaagaaaaaaagtcag GTCTGAGCGTACGATTTGCAGATATGCCTGGGAAatcaaggaagaagaagaagaatatgaAGGAGCTAACTCCTCTTCAAGCCATGATGCTTCGGATGGCAG gtCAGGAAATCCCTGAGGAGGGCCGCGAAGTAGAGGAATTTTCAGAGGACGATGATGAAGATGATTCTGATGATTCTGAAGCAGAAAAGCAATCACAAAAACAGCATAAAGAGGAATCTCTCTCTGATGGCACATCTACTGCTTCTTCACAGCAGCAAGCTCCCCCACAGTCTGTTCCCCCATCTCAGATACAAGCACCTcccatgccaggaccacctcctcTCGGACCACCACCCGCTCCACCTTTACGGCCACCTGGCCCACCCACAGGCCTTCCTCCTGGACCACCTCCAG gagCTCCTCCATTCCTGAGACCACCTGGAATGCCAGGACTCCGAGGGCCTTTACCCCGACTTTTACCTCCAGGTccaccaccaggccgaccccctGGCCCTCCCCCAGGTCCACCTCCGGGTCTGCCTCCTGGCCCTCCTCCTCGGGGGCCCCCACCAAGGCTACCTCCCCCTGCACCTCCAG GTATCCCTCCACCTCGTCCTGGCATGATGCGCCCACCTTTGGTGCCTCCACTTGGACCTGCCCCACCTGGGCTTTTCCCGCCAGCTCCCTTGCCGAACCCCGGGGTTTTAAGTGCTCCACCCAATTTGATTCAGCGACCCAAGGCGGATGATACAAGCGCGGCCACCATTGAGAAGAAAGCCACAGCAACCATCAGTGCCAAGCCACAGATCACTAATCCCAAGGCAGAGATTACTCGATTCGTGCCCACTGCACTGAGGGTACGTCGGGAGAATAAAGGGGCGACTGCTACTCCCCAAAGAAAGTCAGAGGATGATTCTGCTGTACCTCTTGCCAAAGCAGCCCCCAAGTCTGGTCCATCTGTTCCCGTCTCAGTACAAACTAAGGATGATGTTTATGAAGCTTTCATGAAAGAGATGGAAGGGCTACTGTGA
- the SMCO3 gene encoding single-pass membrane and coiled-coil domain-containing protein 3, with product MAQSDFLYPDNPRRRQEVNRLHQQLLDCLSDSFHATNKLTEVLNTHLGCSLASIEMKKDGTIKENCDIIIQAMMKIQKELQKVDEALKEKLEPTLYRKLQDIKERETEKIAIVQKVISVILGEATSAASAVAVKLVGSNVTTGIINKLVTVLAQIGASLLGSIGVAVLGLGIDMIIRAILGAVEKTQLQAAIKSYEKHLVEFKSASEKYHQAITEVTNTVKHQMK from the coding sequence ATGGCTCAGAGTGACTTCCTCTACCCAGATAACCCAAGGAGGCGGCAAGAAGTAAACCGTCTTCACCAGCAGCTCCTTGACTGCTTATCGGACAGCTTCCACGCCACCAATAAACTAACGGAGGTCTTAAATACACACTTGGGTTGCAGTCTGGCCTCCATTGAGATGAAAAAAGATGGGACCATCAAAGAAAACTGCGATATCATCATCCAAGCCATGATGAAAATCCAAAAGGAGTTGCAAAAGGTCGATGAAGCACTAAAAGAGAAACTAGAGCCAACTCTCTACAGAAAACTTCAGGATATTAAGGAACGGGAAACAGAGAAAATTGCAATAGTACAAAAGGTTATTTCAGTCATCCTGGGAGAAGCTACTTCTGCAGCCAGTGCAGTGGCTGTAAAACTCGTGGGCTCAAATGTCACAACTGGCATAATTAACAAGTTGGTCACTGTATTAGCTCAAATTGGTGCTTCTCTCCTTGGCAGTATAGGAGTTGCTGTTCTTGGCCTTGGCATAGATATGATCATCCGTGCCATCCTGGGAGCAGTGGAGAAAACGCAGCTGCAAGCAGCCATCAAAAGTTACGAGAAGCACCTGGTGGAATTCAAGTCAGCCTCAGAAAAATATCATCAAGCCATTACTGAGGTCACCAACACAGTGAAAcatcaaatgaaataa